The following coding sequences lie in one Cyanobacterium sp. Dongsha4 genomic window:
- the lipB gene encoding lipoyl(octanoyl) transferase LipB: MESSYQTKMAHLEIEDLGLLPYKIAWEYQQNIVQQKLNHPSFPDKLILVEHPPVYTLGTGATIENLKFDLNSFSGEIHRIERGGEVTYHYPGQIVAYPILNLRSYQQDLHWYLRQLEEVIICLLAKYDVKAERIKGLTGVWVNNTKIAAIGIKVKRWVTMHGFALNVNGDLSGFNQIIPCGIKDKGVTKLSNFLPSISVEDVKPELVKTFISVFECS, encoded by the coding sequence ATTGAATCCAGTTATCAGACAAAGATGGCTCATTTGGAAATAGAAGATTTAGGTTTATTACCTTACAAAATTGCATGGGAATATCAACAAAATATTGTCCAACAAAAATTAAATCATCCTTCCTTCCCTGATAAGCTAATTTTAGTAGAACATCCCCCTGTATATACATTAGGAACGGGTGCAACCATAGAAAACCTCAAATTTGACCTAAATTCTTTTTCAGGGGAAATACATCGCATCGAAAGGGGCGGAGAAGTAACATATCACTATCCGGGTCAAATAGTGGCTTATCCTATTTTAAATTTACGTTCTTATCAACAAGATTTACATTGGTATTTAAGGCAATTAGAAGAAGTTATTATTTGTTTATTGGCAAAGTATGATGTAAAAGCAGAAAGAATAAAAGGTTTGACAGGAGTTTGGGTTAATAATACAAAAATAGCTGCGATCGGAATTAAAGTCAAACGTTGGGTTACGATGCACGGTTTCGCATTAAATGTTAACGGAGATTTATCGGGATTTAATCAGATTATTCCCTGTGGTATTAAGGATAAAGGAGTAACCAAATTAAGTAATTTTCTGCCCAGTATTTCCGTTGAAGATGTTAAACCAGAATTAGTTAAAACTTTTATCAGTGTTTTTGAATGTTCGTGA
- a CDS encoding 1-acyl-sn-glycerol-3-phosphate acyltransferase gives MVTKTESPITKNENQHIIKSEISPWLIRLVYPLANRIIFPFFFKNIHIEGKENIPKSGAVIIAPTHRSRWDALIVPYATGRMATNRDPFFMVSANEMKGFQGWFIRRLGGFPVDTERPGLESLYHSGKLLSEGKMVVIFPEGNIYRTVNTVNPLKRGIAKIALEVEASNPEVEVKILPVAIKYSEVIPSRGCSVNVKIGSCLRVNEYLNGSIRENSIRLTADLKTSLQNELNSLS, from the coding sequence ATGGTGACAAAAACAGAATCCCCCATAACTAAAAATGAAAATCAGCATATTATTAAATCTGAAATTTCTCCTTGGTTAATTAGGTTAGTTTATCCTTTAGCTAACAGAATAATTTTTCCTTTCTTTTTTAAGAATATCCATATTGAAGGCAAAGAGAATATCCCAAAAAGTGGGGCGGTAATCATTGCACCAACTCATCGCTCTCGGTGGGATGCTTTAATTGTGCCTTATGCCACTGGTAGAATGGCAACAAATAGAGATCCTTTTTTTATGGTATCAGCAAACGAAATGAAAGGGTTTCAAGGTTGGTTTATTCGTCGCTTGGGGGGGTTTCCTGTTGACACGGAACGCCCCGGGTTAGAAAGTTTATATCATAGTGGGAAATTATTATCTGAAGGTAAGATGGTGGTTATTTTCCCTGAAGGAAATATTTATCGCACTGTTAATACAGTTAATCCACTGAAAAGAGGTATTGCAAAAATAGCTTTGGAAGTGGAGGCTAGTAACCCAGAAGTAGAAGTAAAAATTTTACCTGTTGCGATTAAGTATAGTGAGGTGATTCCTAGTCGTGGCTGTAGTGTTAATGTGAAAATTGGTTCTTGTTTAAGGGTTAATGAATATCTTAATGGTTCAATTAGGGAAAATAGTATTCGTTTAACTGCAGATTTAAAGACTTCTTTACAAAATGAATTAAATTCATTATCTTAA
- a CDS encoding TRAP transporter small permease subunit codes for MGIALKISKIIDNISEWCGKISYGLVLVMIALGVWNVLGRYIGKILGENLSSNSFIELQWYVFDIVFFLGAAYALKVDSHVRVDLFYKDFSPKLKALVNILGVVLFVFPFCGVVIYFSWQYVANSWQIWEISADEGGLPRYPIKTMILVSPFLLILQGISEIIKNLDIFLNNSSVKVNES; via the coding sequence ATGGGAATAGCCTTAAAAATATCGAAAATAATAGACAATATCAGTGAATGGTGTGGCAAGATTAGCTATGGGCTAGTATTAGTAATGATTGCTTTGGGAGTGTGGAATGTTTTAGGTAGATATATTGGTAAGATTTTGGGTGAAAATTTGAGTTCTAATAGCTTTATTGAATTGCAATGGTATGTATTTGATATTGTCTTTTTTTTAGGAGCGGCTTATGCTTTAAAGGTAGATAGCCATGTTCGAGTTGATCTTTTTTATAAGGATTTTTCTCCTAAATTAAAGGCTTTAGTCAATATTTTAGGGGTTGTTTTATTTGTTTTTCCTTTCTGTGGGGTAGTAATTTATTTTTCTTGGCAATATGTAGCTAATTCTTGGCAGATATGGGAGATTTCTGCTGATGAGGGGGGTTTACCTCGTTATCCCATCAAAACAATGATTCTGGTTAGTCCTTTTTTGCTTATTCTACAAGGGATTTCCGAAATTATTAAAAATTTGGATATTTTTCTCAATAATTCTTCGGTTAAAGTCAATGAATCATGA
- a CDS encoding prepilin-type N-terminal cleavage/methylation domain-containing protein encodes MMKDYYHSPSKNIISNLLVNYRYFQQKGFNLLELLIVIFILGILVAIAVPNLLKQVDKARYTQAIMDMDCIADDVRMYHLENGVFPKDVGSNTKPSGVNCFPRRNIDKIPFNSRYDYESWNGGSQKCYIQITFFGKDGVRNSPTNRVVFSEPGLYYDYDDDLILTLGIFDTPCQ; translated from the coding sequence ATGATGAAAGACTACTATCATTCACCGTCGAAGAACATAATCTCGAATTTACTGGTAAATTATCGCTATTTTCAACAAAAAGGCTTTAATTTGCTCGAATTGTTAATTGTAATTTTTATTCTCGGCATTTTAGTTGCGATCGCAGTTCCTAATTTATTAAAACAAGTAGATAAAGCCCGTTATACTCAAGCAATAATGGATATGGACTGTATAGCAGACGATGTCAGGATGTATCACCTAGAAAACGGAGTTTTTCCGAAAGACGTGGGCAGTAACACGAAACCATCTGGGGTTAATTGTTTTCCCCGTCGGAATATTGATAAAATTCCTTTTAATTCTCGCTACGATTATGAGAGTTGGAATGGTGGTTCGCAAAAATGTTATATTCAAATAACTTTTTTTGGTAAAGATGGAGTGCGCAACAGTCCCACAAATCGGGTTGTTTTTTCTGAACCCGGTCTATATTATGACTATGATGATGACTTAATTTTAACTTTGGGTATATTTGATACTCCCTGTCAGTAA
- a CDS encoding tetratricopeptide repeat protein produces the protein MKPISESEFNNLYQTGKLAFEKGCYRLSIENLEKACQLASFYTRVGGEARIWLVNAYEAGQETEKAIALCEELTAHPHLETKKQALRLLYILKAPQLKRPEKWMTKIPDLNADTNNLIKYNPPSNGKKIKPPPQIILEDFSQINTKDNRFIWLSLIVSGLTLTGLLFL, from the coding sequence GTGAAGCCGATTTCTGAGTCAGAATTTAACAATTTATATCAAACGGGAAAATTAGCTTTTGAAAAAGGGTGCTATCGTCTCAGTATTGAAAATTTAGAAAAAGCCTGTCAATTAGCTTCTTTTTATACTCGTGTGGGAGGAGAAGCAAGAATTTGGTTAGTAAATGCCTATGAAGCAGGACAAGAGACAGAAAAAGCGATCGCACTTTGTGAGGAATTAACAGCACATCCTCATTTAGAAACAAAGAAACAGGCTCTAAGATTATTGTATATCCTGAAAGCACCTCAATTGAAAAGACCAGAAAAATGGATGACAAAAATTCCAGACTTAAACGCTGATACTAATAATTTAATTAAATATAATCCTCCTAGTAACGGGAAAAAAATTAAACCTCCGCCCCAGATTATTTTGGAAGATTTCAGCCAAATAAATACTAAAGATAATCGTTTTATTTGGTTAAGTTTAATTGTTTCTGGTTTAACTCTTACAGGATTATTGTTTTTATAG
- a CDS encoding Photosystem Q(B) protein 1 — protein sequence MANIAQNSSSVNYDSLWDRFCRWITSTNNRIYLGWFSVLMIPTAFVAAIAFIIAFIAAPGVDVDGIREPVMGSLLSGNNIATAAVVPTSAAIGLHFYPLWEAGSIDEWLYNGGTYQMIIFHFLIAVWAYLGRLWELSERLGMRPWIAIAFSAPAAAVTSVLLVYPIGQGSFSQGMPLGIVGTFNFMIVLQAEHNILMHPFHMLGVAGVLGGALLSVMHGSLVTSSLIRETTEDISQNEGYQFGQQEMTYNLIASHVGYLGRLLIPSLAFNNSRSVHFLLAIFPTIGIWFASLGISSVAFNLNGFNFNHSILDSNNHVIPTDADMINRANLGFEAMNAPNTHNFPNLM from the coding sequence ATGGCAAACATAGCTCAAAATAGTTCCAGTGTAAACTACGATTCTCTTTGGGATCGTTTTTGTCGATGGATTACTAGCACTAATAACCGTATTTATTTAGGATGGTTTAGTGTGTTAATGATTCCCACTGCCTTCGTAGCTGCGATCGCATTTATCATAGCCTTTATTGCCGCCCCCGGAGTAGATGTAGATGGCATTCGTGAACCTGTTATGGGTTCGCTTTTAAGTGGTAATAATATTGCAACTGCCGCTGTTGTGCCTACTTCAGCCGCCATTGGGCTACACTTTTACCCTTTATGGGAAGCTGGTTCAATTGATGAATGGCTTTATAATGGTGGTACTTACCAGATGATTATATTTCACTTCTTAATCGCTGTCTGGGCTTATTTAGGCAGACTTTGGGAATTGAGTGAGCGTCTTGGTATGCGCCCTTGGATTGCCATCGCATTTTCTGCCCCTGCGGCCGCTGTAACCTCAGTGTTATTAGTTTATCCCATTGGACAAGGTAGTTTTTCTCAAGGGATGCCTTTAGGAATCGTGGGGACATTTAATTTCATGATTGTGCTACAAGCAGAGCATAATATTTTAATGCACCCATTTCATATGTTAGGAGTTGCAGGAGTTTTAGGTGGTGCTTTATTGAGCGTCATGCACGGCTCATTAGTAACTTCTAGTCTAATTCGGGAAACCACAGAAGATATATCTCAGAATGAAGGTTATCAATTTGGTCAACAGGAAATGACTTATAATCTGATAGCTAGTCATGTGGGTTATTTAGGAAGATTATTAATTCCCTCTCTTGCTTTTAATAATAGTCGTTCCGTTCATTTCCTCTTAGCGATTTTCCCCACTATTGGCATTTGGTTTGCGAGTTTAGGTATCAGTAGCGTTGCTTTTAACCTTAACGGATTTAACTTTAACCATTCTATTTTAGATAGTAACAATCATGTGATTCCTACCGATGCAGATATGATTAACCGTGCCAATTTAGGCTTTGAAGCTATGAATGCACCAAATACTCATAACTTCCCAAATTTGATGTAA
- a CDS encoding AAA family ATPase: protein MSQEKLIQRMQQANFYHHPVKEPIEIIQTHCSIVFLTGNYAYKMKKMVDFGFLDYSTLAKRQHFLSVELEMNKQIAPDLYLEVLPIYEENNNFYWQEQGQIKEYVLKMNQFPQENLLLNIYQQGNLTSQHMKELGKLVAKFHRNTFTNDYITSFGTPEKIGESISQNYEQTQKYIGIAQNQKQYEQTKAFTDNFLHNYRDVLEKRQIDHKIKECHGDLHLKNICIWQDKIQLFDRIEFNEPFRFVDVMYDVAFTVMDLDSKGEKTLANVFLNTYLEETGDWEGVQVLPLYLSRQAYVRAKVTSLLLDDKAISEEEKVKAKETAAAYYHLAWQYTQPSQGKIIMMSGLSGSGKTTIATKKARGLNAIHIRTDAVRKHLANIPLQDKGKKEIYSQAMTAKTYQKLLDLAQILTIQGFTVILDGKFDRICWRQPVLEFALNHNIEFEIIYCHAPLDVLQHRLRQRNNDISDATPELLKQQQKQQEDFTDKEKPFLKRGLT from the coding sequence ATGTCTCAAGAAAAACTAATCCAAAGAATGCAACAGGCTAATTTTTATCATCACCCCGTAAAAGAGCCTATAGAAATAATACAAACTCACTGCTCGATCGTATTTTTAACGGGAAACTACGCCTATAAAATGAAGAAAATGGTTGATTTTGGTTTTCTTGACTATTCTACCTTGGCAAAACGTCAACATTTCCTAAGTGTCGAGTTAGAAATGAATAAGCAGATTGCCCCTGATTTATATTTAGAAGTCTTACCCATCTACGAAGAAAATAACAATTTTTACTGGCAAGAGCAAGGGCAAATAAAAGAATACGTCTTAAAAATGAATCAGTTTCCCCAAGAAAATCTGTTACTAAACATCTATCAACAGGGAAATCTAACCTCTCAACACATGAAGGAATTAGGAAAATTAGTGGCAAAATTCCATCGAAATACCTTCACCAACGATTATATAACCAGTTTTGGTACTCCTGAAAAAATAGGCGAATCCATCAGTCAAAATTATGAGCAAACGCAAAAATATATCGGCATTGCCCAAAATCAAAAACAATATGAACAAACTAAAGCATTTACAGATAATTTCCTCCACAATTATCGAGATGTCTTAGAAAAGCGTCAAATTGATCATAAAATCAAAGAATGTCACGGGGATTTACACCTTAAAAATATTTGCATATGGCAGGATAAAATTCAACTTTTCGATCGCATCGAATTTAATGAACCTTTCCGCTTTGTGGATGTTATGTATGATGTTGCCTTTACGGTGATGGATTTAGACTCTAAAGGAGAAAAAACCCTTGCTAACGTCTTTTTAAATACTTATTTAGAAGAAACGGGGGATTGGGAAGGAGTGCAGGTTTTACCATTATATTTGAGTCGTCAGGCTTATGTGAGGGCAAAAGTCACCTCTTTACTGTTAGATGATAAAGCCATATCGGAGGAAGAAAAAGTAAAAGCTAAAGAAACCGCCGCCGCCTATTATCATTTAGCTTGGCAATATACCCAACCATCTCAAGGGAAAATTATAATGATGTCGGGGTTATCAGGCTCAGGAAAGACAACCATTGCCACCAAAAAAGCACGGGGGTTAAATGCTATCCATATCCGCACTGATGCAGTGAGAAAACATCTTGCAAATATTCCCTTACAAGATAAAGGCAAGAAAGAAATTTATTCTCAGGCAATGACAGCAAAAACCTATCAAAAACTCCTAGATTTAGCTCAAATTCTTACCATTCAAGGATTTACAGTGATTCTGGATGGAAAATTCGATCGCATCTGTTGGCGACAACCCGTACTTGAATTTGCTTTAAACCATAACATCGAGTTTGAAATTATCTATTGCCATGCACCATTAGATGTTTTACAACATCGCCTTCGCCAGAGAAATAACGATATATCCGATGCCACACCAGAATTATTAAAACAGCAACAGAAACAGCAAGAAGACTTTACGGACAAAGAAAAACCTTTCTTAAAACGTGGGTTAACCTGA
- a CDS encoding HU family DNA-binding protein: MNKGELVDAVAAKAEVTKKQADSVISATIEAIMEAVSSGDKVTLVGFGSFESRHRKAREGRNPKTGEKMEIPATNVPAFSAGKLFKESVAKNNK, encoded by the coding sequence ATGAACAAAGGTGAATTAGTTGATGCAGTAGCGGCAAAGGCAGAAGTAACCAAAAAACAAGCTGATTCCGTAATCAGTGCTACCATTGAGGCAATTATGGAAGCAGTATCCTCTGGCGACAAGGTAACTTTAGTTGGTTTTGGTTCTTTTGAAAGCCGTCACAGAAAAGCAAGAGAAGGGCGTAATCCGAAAACTGGGGAAAAAATGGAAATTCCTGCTACCAATGTTCCTGCGTTTTCTGCGGGTAAACTATTTAAAGAAAGTGTAGCAAAAAATAACAAGTAA